The Legionella sp. PATHC032 genome has a window encoding:
- a CDS encoding DotI/IcmL family type IV secretion protein — protein sequence MSKHLFYGVFLILLGMKAYSQDAVSSNTAIRTETIKKKGIAYHNVIDCDYKISPEISHIDSDIILNWAEYATILSFNLNFESIEAQLTQLHSCYTEKGWMQLQNALRKSNNIETIKTEKLKVMGHRDGYAQIIEALDNRWKIILPLKVVYENDKKRVTHFLNVYLTIGWKNKDSLGIMQMIAIPRLAPLAEKVTPADEVIKSMGIILAERKKASLDTARKITASFFVPLFSNYGERSQRNLTLSNRAAQRMTIIQPMPNLMLLNPAQNLVRRQSFDIPESAKIPYLALSQGRQLVNDADSNKITLNDFSDKSRKPYLNWLNQIGLHSSKLSLNSLISQINRLPFWRAFYQYQQSIRDKSFNIEAINNQKPILSAQIEGEPQFIEVKENQWGIKLPIKVVYQKDNERIAQRLDVNLALDQEMINNLMVKNRSVDSNRVLQSLKSILASSYLQLSPQLFLDSQNIQLKQPEQSKSKESVSCRYKIPEETIKTDKNVILQWAEYAATQSFAFDFTAIESQMSKLQSCYTENGWVEFNSAMMKSGNIEAIKMQRLTMTSEINGVAEFLESRENQWIIALPLKVTYKNDTTRVSQLLNIQLTVGKKINGELGVIQLIATLDPASSPP from the coding sequence ATGTCAAAGCATCTATTCTATGGTGTATTTCTTATTTTATTGGGTATGAAAGCCTATTCTCAGGATGCTGTTAGCAGCAATACTGCAATACGAACTGAAACCATTAAAAAAAAAGGCATTGCCTACCACAATGTTATTGATTGTGATTATAAAATCTCACCTGAAATTTCTCATATTGATTCAGATATCATTTTAAATTGGGCTGAATATGCGACTATTCTGTCTTTTAATCTGAATTTTGAGTCTATTGAAGCCCAATTAACTCAATTGCACTCTTGCTATACTGAAAAGGGATGGATGCAATTGCAAAATGCTTTACGCAAGTCAAATAACATAGAAACTATTAAAACAGAAAAATTAAAAGTAATGGGCCATAGAGATGGGTATGCTCAAATAATAGAAGCCTTGGATAATCGATGGAAAATTATATTGCCCTTAAAAGTTGTTTATGAAAATGATAAAAAAAGAGTGACTCATTTTCTTAATGTCTATCTGACCATAGGCTGGAAAAATAAAGATAGTTTAGGAATTATGCAAATGATAGCTATCCCACGTCTGGCACCATTAGCTGAAAAGGTGACGCCAGCGGATGAGGTAATTAAAAGTATGGGCATAATCTTGGCTGAGAGAAAAAAAGCCAGTTTAGATACTGCAAGAAAAATAACAGCTTCTTTTTTTGTGCCTTTATTTTCAAATTATGGAGAGCGTTCTCAAAGAAATCTTACCTTGAGTAACAGGGCTGCACAAAGAATGACTATTATTCAGCCAATGCCAAACCTGATGTTGTTAAATCCTGCCCAAAATCTTGTGAGAAGGCAATCATTTGATATACCTGAATCTGCAAAAATTCCATATCTTGCTTTATCTCAAGGGAGACAACTTGTTAATGATGCTGACTCTAACAAAATCACACTGAATGATTTTAGTGACAAAAGTCGAAAACCCTATCTAAACTGGTTAAACCAGATCGGTTTGCATTCCTCTAAATTATCACTGAATTCATTGATTTCTCAAATTAACCGTTTGCCTTTCTGGCGTGCTTTTTATCAATATCAGCAATCCATAAGAGATAAATCATTTAATATTGAGGCAATTAACAACCAAAAGCCAATTTTAAGTGCTCAGATAGAAGGAGAACCCCAGTTTATAGAAGTGAAAGAAAATCAATGGGGTATTAAATTACCTATAAAAGTTGTTTATCAAAAAGACAATGAGAGAATAGCTCAACGCCTTGATGTGAATTTAGCTTTAGATCAAGAGATGATAAATAACTTGATGGTTAAGAATAGGAGCGTTGATTCTAATAGGGTGTTACAATCTTTAAAATCGATTCTGGCCTCTTCCTATCTTCAGCTATCGCCTCAATTGTTCCTCGATTCTCAAAACATTCAACTCAAACAACCTGAGCAATCAAAGTCAAAAGAAAGTGTTTCTTGTCGCTATAAAATCCCTGAAGAAACTATAAAAACGGATAAAAATGTTATTTTACAATGGGCTGAGTATGCTGCAACACAATCTTTTGCTTTTGATTTTACTGCCATTGAATCTCAAATGAGCAAACTGCAATCATGTTATACAGAAAACGGATGGGTTGAGTTTAATTCCGCCATGATGAAATCAGGGAATATCGAGGCAATTAAGATGCAAAGACTCACTATGACTAGTGAAATCAATGGGGTAGCAGAGTTCCTTGAAAGCAGAGAGAACCAATGGATTATAGCATTGCCCTTAAAAGTCACTTATAAAAACGATACCACGCGCGTTTCCCAATTGCTGAATATTCAATTAACTGTGGGCAAGAAAATCAATGGTGAGTTGGGGGTTATTCAATTGATCGCTACTCTGGATCCTGCTTCTTCTCCTCCTTAG
- a CDS encoding TerC family protein, translating to MTSISEWWMWLGFLAFVLIMLFVDLFVFGGRKAHRVSTQEALSWTILWFTLAIIFNFLLWWYLVENFTFSIANEKALEFFTGYLIEKSLSFDNIFVFLILFEYFAIPAKYQHRVLIYGVIGAIVMRLILILLGIWIVNQFHWILYIFGFFLMITGIKMFIFADNKPELAKNPILQWMRNHLRITEELHGERFFLKKNQLVYVTPLFMVLVLIEVSDLIFAVDSIPAIFAITNDPFIVFTSNIFAILGLRALYFLLVNMHKRFYFLKYGLAFILVFVGFKMLIAPWFKIPIFIALGIVIATLVFCILFSIWHRKNEVS from the coding sequence ATGACTTCAATCAGTGAATGGTGGATGTGGTTAGGTTTTTTAGCATTTGTGCTCATTATGCTGTTTGTTGATTTGTTTGTATTTGGAGGGAGAAAAGCACATCGTGTTTCCACACAAGAGGCTTTATCCTGGACCATATTATGGTTCACTCTGGCTATTATTTTTAACTTTCTTCTCTGGTGGTATCTTGTTGAGAATTTCACTTTCTCAATAGCCAATGAAAAAGCCCTTGAATTTTTTACGGGTTATCTAATAGAGAAATCTTTATCGTTTGATAATATTTTTGTTTTTCTTATTCTCTTTGAGTATTTTGCAATACCAGCTAAATATCAACATCGTGTTCTAATCTATGGTGTAATTGGTGCTATCGTTATGCGCCTGATTCTTATTTTGTTAGGAATATGGATAGTGAATCAATTTCATTGGATTCTTTATATTTTTGGTTTTTTCCTGATGATAACGGGAATCAAGATGTTTATTTTTGCTGATAATAAACCGGAGCTTGCAAAAAATCCTATACTGCAATGGATGCGAAACCATTTGCGAATTACAGAGGAATTACATGGTGAGCGATTTTTTCTCAAGAAAAATCAACTTGTCTATGTAACCCCTCTTTTTATGGTACTGGTTCTTATTGAAGTCAGTGATCTGATTTTTGCTGTGGATAGCATTCCAGCAATCTTTGCCATAACCAATGATCCTTTTATCGTATTTACTTCTAATATATTTGCAATCTTAGGGTTACGCGCTTTATATTTTCTGCTTGTGAATATGCACAAACGCTTTTATTTTCTCAAATATGGGCTTGCCTTTATTTTAGTATTTGTGGGCTTTAAGATGCTTATCGCACCTTGGTTCAAGATACCGATTTTCATTGCTTTAGGCATTGTTATCGCAACCCTGGTTTTTTGTATCCTATTCAGTATTTGGCATAGAAAAAATGAAGTAAGCTGA
- a CDS encoding Hsp20 family protein, whose product MNTTSLSLTPLLRHSVGFERFNDLFESMRNADDSTYAYPAYDIEKHGEDSYTITMAVPGFQESDLNIMVQNDQLTVSGRIQEKETKESEYLHRGIVTRAFEQTFRLADHMKVTGAEIKNGLLSIGLIREIPEEAKPRIIPIKSISDQESNKKGKTLESESKKKISN is encoded by the coding sequence ATGAACACTACCTCATTATCACTAACCCCATTACTACGGCATTCCGTTGGTTTTGAACGATTCAATGATTTGTTTGAATCGATGCGAAATGCAGATGATTCAACCTATGCCTATCCGGCCTATGACATTGAGAAACATGGAGAAGACAGTTATACAATCACAATGGCTGTTCCAGGATTTCAGGAAAGTGATCTGAACATCATGGTACAAAATGATCAGTTAACGGTTAGTGGCCGCATTCAAGAAAAAGAAACCAAGGAATCTGAATACTTACACCGCGGCATTGTGACGCGTGCCTTTGAACAAACCTTTCGACTTGCAGATCATATGAAAGTAACAGGAGCCGAAATAAAAAATGGACTATTGTCTATTGGTTTGATTCGTGAAATACCTGAGGAAGCAAAACCACGTATCATTCCAATTAAGAGTATTTCTGATCAAGAAAGCAATAAAAAAGGTAAAACCCTCGAATCGGAAAGCAAGAAAAAAATTTCCAATTAA
- a CDS encoding carbonic anhydrase family protein, whose translation MWTLTKEQQQAITPEKAIELLKEGNKRFVSNLKLNRNLIQQVNETSQGQFPFAVILSCMDSRTPAELIFDQGLGDIFSIRVAGNILNDDILGSIEFACQVVGVKLIAVVGHTQCGAIKGACDGVKLGNLTNLLNKINPVIQEAKKLDAKHDVHSPEFLNCVTSLNVKHTMNEITQRSNIVHQLLDEKRIAIVGGLYQLETGEVQFFDE comes from the coding sequence ATGTGGACTTTAACCAAAGAACAACAACAAGCAATTACTCCAGAGAAAGCTATTGAGCTCTTAAAAGAAGGCAATAAGCGTTTCGTTAGTAACCTTAAGTTAAATCGCAACTTGATCCAGCAAGTCAATGAAACATCTCAAGGGCAATTTCCATTTGCTGTTATTTTAAGTTGTATGGATTCACGCACTCCAGCAGAGCTGATTTTTGACCAAGGCCTTGGCGATATTTTCAGTATTCGCGTTGCAGGTAATATTTTAAATGATGATATCTTGGGCAGCATTGAATTTGCATGCCAGGTAGTAGGTGTCAAGCTGATTGCAGTTGTCGGCCATACTCAGTGTGGGGCAATTAAAGGAGCCTGTGATGGTGTAAAATTGGGCAACCTGACGAACTTACTGAATAAAATCAACCCAGTGATTCAGGAAGCCAAAAAGCTGGATGCAAAGCACGATGTTCATAGCCCAGAGTTTTTGAATTGCGTTACCAGCCTGAATGTAAAACATACCATGAATGAAATTACACAACGCAGTAATATCGTACATCAATTGCTTGATGAAAAAAGAATTGCAATTGTTGGTGGTTTATATCAGCTTGAGACAGGAGAAGTTCAATTTTTTGATGAGTGA
- a CDS encoding SulP family inorganic anion transporter: MKHGLFVHLKHDLPASIVVFFVALPLCLGIALASHVPLFSGIIAGVIGGVVVGFISGSALGVSGPAAGLVAIVITSVETLGSWEAFLLAGVIAGILQLIAGFLRGGIIAYYFPSSVIKGMLTGIGIIIILKQIPHLLGHDVTPLLMSMEDGELDINDIKDALDDINPEVVLISIVSLLTLIFWDKVLIKKHKLFEMIQGPLVVVILGIALNLFYEHRLTSFSLDPSELVQLPKFNKASELFNYLTLPDFSLITHLKIYKIAILIALIASLETLLCVEAVDKLDPYKRVTSTDRELKAQGVGNILSCLIGGLPITQVIVRSSANVAFGAKSKLSAILHGLLLFICVISIPEILNEIPLASLASILIIIGYKLAKPALFKQMYKMGWEQFVPFLITIIGIIFSDLLFGITLGFSVAIFIILRHHFLNSHDIIKIRGKNKTQYCLKLAEEVTFLNKGSIINELKNIPEGAEVIIDGSRSKIIDHDIKEVFQNFILNSKTKNIQVKLIGI, encoded by the coding sequence ATGAAGCACGGTTTATTTGTTCATCTCAAACATGACTTACCAGCATCGATTGTTGTTTTCTTTGTGGCTTTACCTTTATGTCTGGGCATAGCATTAGCTTCACATGTTCCTCTTTTTTCAGGAATTATTGCTGGTGTTATTGGTGGAGTAGTCGTAGGATTTATCAGCGGCTCAGCACTTGGAGTGAGCGGGCCAGCAGCAGGACTTGTAGCAATTGTCATTACTTCTGTAGAAACATTAGGCAGCTGGGAGGCTTTTTTGTTAGCCGGGGTGATTGCTGGAATATTGCAATTAATTGCAGGTTTTCTTCGAGGTGGAATTATTGCTTACTATTTTCCCTCTTCCGTAATCAAAGGCATGCTTACCGGAATCGGTATAATTATCATTTTAAAGCAAATTCCTCATTTATTAGGACACGACGTCACGCCACTCCTAATGAGTATGGAGGATGGTGAGTTGGATATCAATGACATTAAAGATGCTCTGGATGATATTAACCCTGAGGTTGTTCTTATCAGTATTGTTTCTCTTTTAACCCTGATTTTTTGGGATAAGGTGCTGATAAAAAAGCACAAACTATTTGAAATGATACAAGGCCCCCTTGTCGTGGTCATCCTGGGAATTGCTTTGAACTTGTTTTATGAACACCGACTAACAAGTTTTTCCCTTGATCCATCGGAACTGGTTCAACTGCCGAAATTTAACAAAGCATCCGAATTATTTAATTATTTAACACTGCCTGATTTTTCGCTAATTACTCATTTGAAAATATACAAAATAGCAATCCTCATTGCCCTAATCGCCAGTTTGGAAACACTGCTCTGCGTAGAAGCTGTTGATAAACTGGATCCCTACAAGAGAGTAACGTCTACAGACCGTGAATTAAAAGCCCAGGGGGTAGGAAATATACTCTCTTGCTTGATTGGCGGACTACCGATTACACAGGTTATTGTGCGTAGTAGTGCCAATGTCGCTTTTGGAGCAAAATCCAAGCTGTCCGCCATTTTACATGGCTTATTACTTTTTATTTGTGTCATCAGCATACCAGAAATACTCAATGAAATTCCACTTGCATCATTAGCCAGTATTCTGATTATTATAGGCTATAAGTTAGCCAAGCCGGCTTTATTCAAACAAATGTATAAAATGGGATGGGAACAGTTTGTACCATTTCTTATTACAATTATTGGAATTATTTTTAGTGACTTGCTTTTCGGGATTACTTTAGGCTTTTCAGTAGCTATTTTTATTATCTTGCGCCATCACTTTCTTAATTCACATGATATTATTAAAATCCGTGGCAAAAACAAAACTCAATACTGTCTGAAACTGGCGGAAGAGGTAACTTTTTTAAATAAAGGAAGTATAATCAACGAATTAAAGAATATACCAGAAGGTGCAGAGGTAATTATTGATGGGTCTCGATCCAAAATTATTGATCATGATATTAAAGAAGTCTTTCAAAATTTCATTTTGAATTCAAAAACTAAAAATATTCAAGTTAAATTAATAGGAATTTAA
- a CDS encoding acetyltransferase: MKSLRMAGALFLFLFSLISIHVYAAPNTGATNAEMKDVCQLAGGTFTSTIEGNWACCWDNWGCYGCVQGVCKMKCHTQRCRRANGQSAVLQPGEVKIKGKFGMDIVVPKVSTQPSSSNPKQIKNNNTTINQAQ, translated from the coding sequence ATGAAATCTTTAAGGATGGCAGGGGCGCTTTTCCTCTTTCTATTTAGCCTTATATCAATTCATGTTTATGCTGCGCCGAATACGGGCGCAACGAATGCTGAAATGAAAGATGTTTGTCAGTTGGCAGGGGGAACTTTTACCTCAACAATCGAAGGCAATTGGGCTTGCTGTTGGGATAACTGGGGATGCTATGGATGTGTCCAGGGAGTTTGCAAGATGAAATGCCATACCCAGCGTTGTCGTAGAGCCAATGGCCAATCCGCTGTATTGCAGCCAGGTGAGGTCAAGATAAAAGGCAAATTTGGAATGGATATTGTGGTACCCAAAGTTTCAACACAGCCTTCATCATCAAACCCTAAACAAATAAAAAATAACAACACTACGATTAATCAAGCTCAGTAG